The window TTTGATTACTGAGttttaaaagtagaaatttTTAATCgtacaattataaaaatagaccTATTTGATCCTcgagtatttaaaatatactttttagtccttaattttttaaaactagatTTAAAAGGTCTTTTAAACATtcttatactttaaaataagagtataaaattatttgaaaaactttttaaacctatttttaaaaacttaaaaaaaaaaaaaaagatatctACATAATTTTACCTTAAAAAGTTTGCATTTTGTAAATGGAAGAGGGCGGATAAATATGGGCCTAGCCCAATTCAGAACTTGCAATTAGACGGAGCCCAGTTTTAAGCTTGGGAGCCTTAGATATATTGGGCCTGTGGGCTGAGTCCAAATACCATGGACCCATATTGTAATTAAGTTTAGGGCTCGATGGATTTCAACCCTGGTCCAGGCCCACTATctcttcaatttaaaaactattattattacgaagggaaatttgattttttgttcttcaattgaTAAATATCATAGACCCATACAGAgctaaacactttttttttggcaCAATTGatatcattattataaatagtttatattcaataatcaaacatttttagtATGATTTTACATAATCATCctcttaaaatgtttatttattttgcttcTTGTAAGCATCTttcacatatatttataattgtacGAGATATTAgcttgttttaatatatatatatataggaacaCTATGAATATGATATGTTATGTGTGCAActaaattagggtttagatAATTGTATTATATAAACCCTCTAAACTCAGTGACATTGTTAGTGAACAATATGTATATGCGTATCGATTCTCGTTCTTTGTATATATGTTCCAACAATGAATGAATAAGAGTTGTCTACCACTCCAACAATGGTAAGTATAGATGGATCCTTATCCTAAATGATTAATGgagtaagaaaagaaaagggagagAATTTGACTTTTTGTAAAGCATATGttgatattatatacataaatgtgtgtggagaaataaataaagagaagatATTATGGTAATATATAGTAAGAATAATTATTGATTAAGTGCTTTTAGATAATGGGTTGAGACGAGGGCCTTTTAGTCGCCGCATCACTCACTTCTCTCCTCttactctcttcttcttcttcttcttcttcttcttctaattattattactttttctttcctccaaCTTCTTCctttcacaaatttaattggtaccatttttattattatgatttgaccttctttttcttgtggTGGATGAGTAAACGTGGGTTTAGTTCaatcttttgtattttatcgTGCTTCACTGCTTGATTagaaaagttatatttgaCATCTTCGTGACGTCATTTACGTGACATCAagatcaatttttaatttcaggAAGAAGGTGATTTGTAGGATAAAAAGATTTGAACGTTTAGGTCAAAAAGTGTATTAGCGAGTAAAGGTCTTTTTTTGGATGGATTCTTGGGGTTGACTTTGGCCAAAGGAGAGGCCACTTATATTATATGCCTAAGGACGATCCCTCTCTTGGATCCAAACACATGTGTGTGACATGCCTTATTAGTTATTTCATAAAGATCGATCTTGACCTTGGTTGGTTGAGAATGCTAACTTAGACCAAACCTCAAACCTAACTAGCTTGAGGCTCATTTTGGTCATAGAAAAAGGACGGTTTTAGTCCAAAATCGATCTTGCTCGTTCAAAGTCGGTTTAATAGATACTAATAAGTTGGAttggttttttaattttgtttactCATCCATACATTATCTTGTTTTACGATACGATGATAAATCAAtatcttgaaaacaaaatataaaaaagtcaaaaagaaacaaaaggaatCCACACTCCGTAATATCTCTATCCTTGTTAGTAATCAAtacaacaatataaaaaaacgtAACCCTAACTAATACATGAATTTGTCCAATCTTTAAGTCTCATTTAAAACGTTCCCATCTatcttcatatatttttttccctttcaagAACACTTTATAACTCACTCGTTTAAAGTTAAGAGTTCATAAATTATAACCCACAAAAATGACCTAAAAAAAGAcctttaaacattattttggtGCCCCCAACATGAAAATCAacctttataaaaaaaaatgttaaaagagtattttcaataatgggttagaaggaaaaacatacataaatgaatataaaaataaaaaaggtagaaagaaATCCAAGTGATGAGGATAAGAATAATtgtagtgaaaaaaaaaaaaaaacactttatattttgttggagATAATAATAGTGAATTCCactagaaaaataccaaattattttaaacacaaACCAATGAGAAATAGGCAAGTAGGAATttcaaaatgattgaaaaataataataataagaatgatatatacatacatgcatatatatacatatatatagatagatatatatagagaagatggaatttgagaaatattgAGTGGTAGCTACCAAATCAGATTCCCAAAATTGGGCTTTTAAAAGAAGTGGGCATATTTTGCTTTGCATTTTATGGACAACTCTTCCCCAACTCAGATTCtcaactctttctttttcttttgtaggcCCCTTTTTCACGTCCTTTCTCGATTTAACATCGTATCGTTAACAACATATACACGATTAAGTAGCCTTTGTGTTTAAACGATCAAACTTGATTAACATGCATTTCAAGTTCACGTAACGACTCTTAATAACTAGTTTAACCAACTTTTAGGTCAAATGATGATTTAATCTGATATTAGAATATTAAGTTGAGGATATCAATATGCTAAGTGGTTAAATGAATACacacatgaaaaatatttggatttaAATTGTGGGTATCTTTTCCATTGTCTTTCTCTCAATTATTTCTCACACTTCATCTCTTACTCTTATTTtccaaatcattttttatattctatatttATTGCTTCGAAGTatgtagaaataaaaatacattagacttttcattttctctcttatcTTACTTGAATTCGATATTAGATTCTAATCTTGTTTTTTCGACGGTCATTTCTAAGTAGTTAAAGAATTTTCGATCGATAAGAATTGTATTCTCGAACAtctattttttatgtaaaatattattctcAAATATCTATATGGTCGAGGAGataggaagaaagaaaaaagattaaagtaaatattgtacattattgttatgttattattttatagattaataaaaagaagaaaaaaaattaatattattattattatttacaagcAATCTTTAAGCATCAAGtcattatataataaattttacatttaattttgattcaatttttcttttgggataAAAGGTAAGTTGTTcgtaaattttgaagtttaaggactaaattattataagtttGAGAGAATGTGAACTAAATCGTTATCGGATAAAATTtaagtactaaattattagttttatgaAATGTTAGAGTTTAGaagtgttttcttttatatatatataaataaataaaagtaggTTTACTtgttgttttgctattttttgaaatagtatTCGAGTTTAAATGATTGCgttgttttttaattgtatCTCATTCATTACATAGTCAAATTTTAAGATTGGTTTTTCGAAATCGTAATCCTTAGATACATGATTATTAAtcattaaaaatgatttttttggtatgaaataaacataatgtttttaaaaaataaaatctagaGAAATTACTAATGGCAAATCAacgaaaaatatttacaaaatacagtAAACTTTTCGaatttatcaatgatacaCACACATAGACAATGACTTTTATAAGTGACATTGATAGTTATCGACTTTGAGAGAAGTGTATCAacgtctattattgatagattctaaaatgttgctatattttctaaatattttgatttagaaaagtgatattaaatcattaataaataGTGGCCTATATGACCTACAAAAATTTGGCTCTCACCATTGTGGTGAGAAAGATGAGCTTCGTCCTCCTTTTCAAAAGAGTGAACCCTTTAATAATATGGAATAATATCAAAGTTCCTCATCTAGAATACGATCccatttttcataattatctCACTAATTTTGAATCCAATAATGGGCAtgaaaacgaaaagaaaacataaccaaacaaagtttgaaaattttgaaaatgaaggttAGTAAGATATCGTAGGTTTAACTTAGATggatattaataaatatgttttcaacTAGACGATTGTAAGTTACGTTGATAATTTCATGTTATAAAGATGGAGAGTCAATAACGTTTATAACTTAGATGGTTAACATCTACGCTTTTaatccattttcattttaaaatactttgtGTTTGACAACTCTTTTTCACAAGTGTTTTTCATACAACTTTGTTTGGTTTGTTGTACActaaaagtgtttttattaACGTCAAATTACTGTGAAGTACCaagaacaaataattaaaataatggttTTCGCATTTGGTGGTAGGATTGGAGTCGTCGATAACGGTGATAGTAGCAGCTAAAATTGATCAGTTACCGTGATTGAAGTTAGCCATACACAATGGTAGCAGGAGAAGGTCGTTAATGAGAGTGAGATGTAAAACTTATGAAGAAATTAAcactaaaaattgtttttctaaaagttgatGCACAAAAGTGAGTTAAAGATGTGACCacaaatgtttttgtttccattaTAGAAACTAAGGGCTAACATTTGGACAATGACTATctaagactataataactacatttttctatttaaaaattttcaattagcTACCGTAGATACAACCCTCATTTGTTACCGTTTTTACTAGTTTACTTGGTTAGAGATGAGTATTAGAAGTGGTGATTTGTGTGGAAGAGTGATGGAGTGTGAGAAGTAGATGTGAATTAGTTCTAAAGTTGGTTAAAGTTGAGATATctcaataaataatacaacaaattaggtatagaaaagagaaaagagaatagAAATGATATTAAGTATAAGAAATGAGTATAGGTATAAAGGAATAGCAGCAAGTGGCAATCAGTTCAAGAGGTACAAAAAACAGAGACTGATTAGATGTATGACACACAAACACAACACAACGCGTAATTTTGCTTCACAAATGGattcctttttatttctttctttataatatcaaatatttgaaacgaTTGAAATTATTCTTCCAAACATCACTTAGTGGAATTGCGTATAAATTGTAAAGCGATCATCTTTATTCAAACCCAAAACTTccgaaaaaaaatttataactcATTTCAACACTTCCCCCACCCCCTCCctgtttcttcatttcttctcttttaaatCTCTCACTATTTCCCACTCAATGATCTTTTCAATCTTCCCCATTTATatacttctcttcttcttcctaaaATTCTCAAATTCCCACTTCAAGATCTCCCtgtttctttagttttttgctttttggtGTTTTTCGCTATGGCTCTCTGTTACtacttcttccttcttcactTTCTGGTTTCTCTTGCCTTTGGGACTGATCAAtctctgtttttctctttgatGCAAAAGGGCGTTGTTGGGAATTCTCTGCCTTCCGATTGGACTGGAAATTCCTTCTGTAATTTCACCGGTATTACTTGTAATGAAAAGGGGTTGGTGGTGGGGGTTGATCTTTCAGGCAGGGCGGTTTCTGGGAGGTTTCCGGCGGATGTTTGTTCTTATTTACCGGAGTTGAGAGTGCTGCGGCTTGGACGGAGTGGGTTACGTGGAACGTTTCCAGGTGGGGTAACGAACTGCTCTGTTTTGGAAGAATTGGATATGAGTTCTCTGTCTCTGATGGGGACGTTACCGGATTTCTCGTCGTTGAAAACCTTGAGGATACTCGACCTGTCGTACAATAACTTCACCGGTGACTTTCCATTGTCAGTTTTCAGTTTGACGAATCTCGAGAGTTTGAATTTCAACGAGGACAACAATTTCAAAACGTGGCAGTTGCCGGAGAATGTGTCTGGGTTGACGAAGTTGAAATCGATGGTGTTAACGACTTGTATGTTGGAGGGGAGAATTCCGGCGACGATTGGGAATATGACGGCGCTTGTTGACCTTGAACTAAGTGGGAATTTCCTCACCGGAAAAATCCCAAAGGAAATCGGGAATTTGAAGAATTTGAGAGCGTTGGAGCTTTATTACAATTCATTAGTCGGTGAAATTCCAGAAGAACTTGGGAACTTAACAGAGCTCGTGGACTTGGACATGTCAGTCAACAAGTTGACCGGAAAATTACCAGAATCCATTTGTCGTCTTCCGAAACTTGAAGTTCTTCAGCTTTACAACAATTCATTAACAGGAGAGattccaatttcaatttcaaattcaacgACACTCACTATGTTATCACTTTACGACAACTACATGACGGGACAAGTTCCAAGTAATTTGGGTCAATTCTCACCTATGGTGGTTCTCGACTTATCGGAGAATTATTTCTCGGGTCCATTACCGACAGATGTCTGTGGACAAGGTAAACTAATGTATTTCCTTGTATTGGAGAATAAATTTTCCGGTCAAATCCCACCGTCGTACGGTACATGTCAATCCCTTTTACGGTTTCGTGTCAGTTCGAATAATTTAGAAGGTCCGGTGCCGGTGGGACTTTTGGGTCTTCCTCATGTTTCGATTATTGATTTTGGTAACAATAATTTAAGCGGTGAAATTCccaattcttttgttaaaGCCAGGAATCTTTCTGAATTGTTTATGCAGAGTAATAAAATTTCCGGCGTGTTACCGCCGGAGATTTCAAAAGCTACCAATTTAGTTAAGATCGATCTTAGCAACAATCTCTTATCTGGTCCAATTCCTTCAGAAATTGGGAATCTCAGAAAGCTTAATCTGTTGCTTTTACAAGGaaatcatttgaattcttCAATACCCACTTCACTTTCCGATCTTAAATCTTTGAATGTTCTTGATTTGTCTGATAATCGATTAACCGGCAACATACCGGAAAGTCTCTGTGAATTGTTACCAAATTCAATCAATTTCTCAAACAATCAACTCTCCGGTCCAATTCCTCTGTCTTTAATCAAAGGTGGATTAGTTGAAAGCTTTTCCGGCAACCCAGGATTATGCGTTTCAGTTTACTTGGATGCATCCGATCAGAAATTCCCAATTTGTTCtcaaaacaacaacaaaaaacgaTTGAACTCCATTTGGGCAATTGGAATATCGGCTTTTATAATCTTGATCGGAGCTGCTCTGTATTTACGACGACGTTTGAGCAGAGAAAAATCCGTAATGGAACAAGACGAAACATTATCATCTTCGTTCTTCTCATACGATGTGAAAAGCTTCCACCGAATCAGCTTCGACCCAAGAGAGATAATCGAATCAATGGTGGATAAGAACATCGTGGGGCATGGTGGCTCCGGTACGGTGTACAAAATTGAACTAAGCAGTGGAGAAATGGTAGCCGTTAAAAGACTATGGAGTCGAAAGGGGAAAGACACGTCTTCGGATCAAGAACAGTTGTATTTGgataaagaattgaaaacaGAAGTTGAAACATTGGGAAGTATAAGGCACAAAAACATAGTGAAATTATATTGCTATTTCTCAAGTTTGGATTGCAGTCTTTTGGTTTATGAGTATATGCCAAATGGGAATTTATGGGATGCTTTACATAAGGGTTGGATTCATTTGGATTGGCCAACTAGACATCAAATTGCTTTAGGCATAGCTCAAGGATTGGCTTATCTTCATCATGATTTGTTGCCTTCTATCATTCACAGAGACATTAAAACAACTAATATTCTGTTGGATGTTAATTATCATCCTAAGGTTGCAGATTTTGGCATTGCTAAGGTTTTGCAAGCTAGAACTGGCAAGGATTCCACCACCACCGTCATTGCCGGAACTTATGGCTATCTCGCTCCGGGTATACATCTCTTCTCTTTAATGAACTACTCATAATACTTTTGATGTATTCTACGTAGCGGCTATGCACTCATCgttttgaagctcacaaactAGATAATGTATGTAGTTGACGATGCATCTAagtatttcttcttcttttctttttaatgaataTGTTTAAACTACAAGTTTACTTAGTACACATCTCTTAGTACTATCACTTGAATGAGTAATACTTTGATGCATCTTAGAATGACACCTATTTTTGTGGTAAGTTTACACAAAAAATGACACACAATAAATTGTGGATAGGTGGACGACAACTAGGTCGAGTGTTTGTTTCAATGAATGTGTTAGATTACAAGTTCAAAAAGACTTTAAAAGTGCTTGATAAGTAGTCAACGACCCTCTTAAGTTATGTGGTTAGTATGTCTTTAAAATCTTTGTTTAATGATTGGGTGACTAATAAtgtatgtttgtttgttttgttttgaatttaaacAGAGTATGCATATTCATCGAAGGCTACAACAAAGTGTGACGTGTATAGCTTTGGGATCGTGTTGATGGAGTTGATAACGGGGAAGAAGCCGGTGGAGGCGGAGTTTGGAGAGAACAAGAACATCATATATTGGGTATCAAACAAAGTAGACACAAAGGAAGGAGCAATGGAAGTGTTAGACAAAAGGGTTTCATGTTCATTCAAAGATGAGATGATTGAAGTTCTAAGGATTGCAATTCGTTGTACATACAAGAATCCAGCCCTTAGACCCACCATGAAAGAAGTGGTTCAACTATTGATTGAAGCTGACCCTTGCAAATTCGATTCCCATAACAAATCCTCCAAACACACCACCACCAAAATCAACAACCCATTTGACCTATGAGAGATCTACACCCTCCTTTTTCCTTAACCAAACCCTACTAATTAATCTTCAACTCAATGCTATATACcatctttatatttatacatacatatatatatatatgcccCAAACTCGTGTAGATATTCTATGTCTTATGTTTGCTATCACTTTTAAGTTCATTTAATATGACTGTTATCAATATTATTCTTAACTCGTAAGTATATAGTTAAAGTGTAACCTAACATCTAatcttaaaagataaaaaggaaaaaaagcaTTGAATTTTGGAGATGAAAAAGTTTGAATGAGAGTGATTAATTGTCTCGTAGCTAGCTAGGTGATGGAAAGAATAGTCATGTGTatataatgtttaatattatattaacaattttgataaactttttgtCTTGTATTATACTTTTTGTGGTTAGAAAATATTAGTGAGAGTTACGTAGGACtagaataaatagaattaagAAAGGGTTGATGTCAAAATTTGGACAGAAAAAACATACTCAATCTTTACATGCACGACAGTAAAACAGTTAAATATAAGGATTAAATCTTGGTTTAGATTATCACTAGGGTTTATAGACTAATTTGAGCTCGAGTCTACTTTATCTTCAACTTATTAACTTATTTGATCACAAGGTCGAAATTTATCGAGAAAGAGGTAAACCATTTGAAAATGGactttagtatatatatatatgatcaatGTGTGTAGAGATGTAAGAGAAGTATATAGAGATTGTTTTGGTAAAATATGGAATGACAAATATTGCATTGATCCAAGTGGGTTCCTGATTctgaattaatataattgaagGCATGATTCCAAATTCTATTGAAAGCCCCACACCCACTTctaaccaaaagaaaaacccttTACTTATCTAATGGAAACTATTGATTGATTTAGGcatctttattcttttttaattttctctccattAACTTAGCCCACATTCAAGAATAAAGCACTTTAATACACATTTATTTATAGGCTATATTATTGGTGTTTAGgatgggagaaagaaaaatcccAACATTATTGTATTCATCTTACTTCACCACATGTTCATATACACATGtgttcatataaatatattacatttaGGTGCATATAAACATTGTTACTATCGATTTTTTACTATAATAAAAGTTAGAGTAttcaatctatatataaatctaattaagatttagggtttagggtttagggttttagttgaatatttatgtttatgttgaGAGATTTGTATATTGAATTAAACTATGTAAatattatagatatatttataaaaataaaaaatcctaCTACCATACCAAAGTtgttatgtttaattaaaattatctcAGTTTGAAgtgagttataaatatgttaaaataaatgtattaaactaaaatggaATAGCAtggattatttattataatagtGTTTGAGTGTAATTTTGGATCTTGAAAACATAACgtttagcaaaaaaaaatcaagaatttttttgtattaatatgaaatattcgatatttttagtatatgaTTGCGactaatttctttataaaaaaacgaACAATCGATAACtattagttaaaataataaaaaaaaaacttttaaaaatttctttttcttagttaatttaactctcctaccttaaaaagtatataataaaacaaaaaaaattatatacgaaaaattaaacctaatgagacattttcttagttttttttttatataaattgtttACACATTATCAAAaagtaaacaacaaaacaacattGAACGATTATCAAAGGATGtcttaaaatattatgatttaaGGTGACACTAAAGATcgaaagataaaaaatgagTGAATTACACGTgggttctttttatttcaatctttttaaCTATGCAAACACAACACAAACAGGAATGAGATTCAAAATGACCAACATCACTTCAATTTTGGTGGAGAAGCCATAAACCAAAGTGGTGGAACCCTAACCCTACTCTTTCCCCAATTGCCTATATCATAAgaaattcatctttttttagaaataggAATAATAATACTTCCTTTTTCCAAAGATAAGACAAGACCAAACCCAAAGAGCATCGAACTATTACATTACAATTCatctttcttccctttctcatctctttccttttcttaccTATGTTCGGATCATTTCGACTATAAACGTACCTAAAgattaatagaaattttgtttacaaataaaaacaaaatacaatcaTTCGTATTAAAAGTTTTGTGGGATTACTTGAATGggtataaaaagaaaacaataacatcTTCCCTTTCATCTAGCTTTGTGAGAAAGTTATGGCAACGTCGTCCAAATGTACAAAACTATTCTATCTTtctttatcaattttgttcttattcGTTTGTAAATCTTTCTACtcgtttaaaagaaaatgcaaaacttaaaaagaaaacaaagaaaaggcAGAAGCATattcattctttatttttattttgtaaaaggaTGAACAATTGGAAGAGCAACATTGGCAATAAAGAATGAATTAACCAATGAAAAGGAGAGTATCTAATCATAGCTTTCACTTTGAGGGATTAGAAATGATAGCAATTGGGTTTATGGCTATGGACGCTGGTTGGGATTTTACTGTTTTAGTGAATGGGGAttccattttttgtatttgtttacttttataaTCCCACTTTACTTACTActtcaaattgtatttaatttattttttaaacgttattgtaaatgataaaattgttttaaaaaatataaaagaattttagtttctatccACGATCGATATTGGTATGAACTTCGATAGGTGTTTTTCAATGTACAAAAGATTGGGtaagaagagagaaatggaaattTTTCAATGTACAAAAGATCAAAgacaaaattgatatttttaaatgtgtattttttttttttttttttgattaagaaaagagaaagaaagtgtatatatgt of the Cucumis sativus cultivar 9930 chromosome 3, Cucumber_9930_V3, whole genome shotgun sequence genome contains:
- the LOC101222864 gene encoding receptor protein-tyrosine kinase CEPR1, translated to MALCYYFFLLHFLVSLAFGTDQSLFFSLMQKGVVGNSLPSDWTGNSFCNFTGITCNEKGLVVGVDLSGRAVSGRFPADVCSYLPELRVLRLGRSGLRGTFPGGVTNCSVLEELDMSSLSLMGTLPDFSSLKTLRILDLSYNNFTGDFPLSVFSLTNLESLNFNEDNNFKTWQLPENVSGLTKLKSMVLTTCMLEGRIPATIGNMTALVDLELSGNFLTGKIPKEIGNLKNLRALELYYNSLVGEIPEELGNLTELVDLDMSVNKLTGKLPESICRLPKLEVLQLYNNSLTGEIPISISNSTTLTMLSLYDNYMTGQVPSNLGQFSPMVVLDLSENYFSGPLPTDVCGQGKLMYFLVLENKFSGQIPPSYGTCQSLLRFRVSSNNLEGPVPVGLLGLPHVSIIDFGNNNLSGEIPNSFVKARNLSELFMQSNKISGVLPPEISKATNLVKIDLSNNLLSGPIPSEIGNLRKLNLLLLQGNHLNSSIPTSLSDLKSLNVLDLSDNRLTGNIPESLCELLPNSINFSNNQLSGPIPLSLIKGGLVESFSGNPGLCVSVYLDASDQKFPICSQNNNKKRLNSIWAIGISAFIILIGAALYLRRRLSREKSVMEQDETLSSSFFSYDVKSFHRISFDPREIIESMVDKNIVGHGGSGTVYKIELSSGEMVAVKRLWSRKGKDTSSDQEQLYLDKELKTEVETLGSIRHKNIVKLYCYFSSLDCSLLVYEYMPNGNLWDALHKGWIHLDWPTRHQIALGIAQGLAYLHHDLLPSIIHRDIKTTNILLDVNYHPKVADFGIAKVLQARTGKDSTTTVIAGTYGYLAPEYAYSSKATTKCDVYSFGIVLMELITGKKPVEAEFGENKNIIYWVSNKVDTKEGAMEVLDKRVSCSFKDEMIEVLRIAIRCTYKNPALRPTMKEVVQLLIEADPCKFDSHNKSSKHTTTKINNPFDL